In a single window of the Bufo bufo chromosome 5, aBufBuf1.1, whole genome shotgun sequence genome:
- the MYD88 gene encoding myeloid differentiation primary response protein MyD88 encodes MACESSLDEAAMSSIPLVALNYNTRHRLSLYLNPDTVVAAGWTLLAEEIDYDYLEIRNFERVPNPTLAVLEDWEKKGSQPTVGRLLELLKKMERHDILTDIAPLIESDCKKYLKKQHRVKRPLQDDTVGSSGGTDSSVSVPESFDAFICYCPQDIKFVQEMISRLEQTEHRLKLCVFDRDVLPGTCLWSITSELIENRCRKMVVIISDDYLDSTECDFQTKFALSLGPGARERRLIPVKYKHMKKSFPSILRFITVCDYTNPHTQSWFWDRLAKALMR; translated from the exons ATGGCTTGTGAGTCAAGTTTGGATGAGGCGGCCATGTCCTCCATTCCCCTGGTGGCATTAAATTATAATACCAGGCACCGGCTGTCTCTGTATCTGAACCCTGACACTGTGGTGGCTGCAGGATGGACGCTTCTGGCAGAAGAGATAGACTATGACTATTTGGAGATCAGGAATTTTGAAAGAGTTCCCAACCCCACTCTTGCTGTCCTGGAAGACTGGGAGAAAAAGGGTTCACAGCCGACTGTCGGGCGACTCCTGGAACTGTTGAAAAAAATGGAGAGGCATGATATTCTTACAGACATTGCGCCTTTAATAG AGTCAGACTGTAAGAAATATTTGAAGAAGCAGCATAGAGTGAAACGACCTCTCCAAGATGACACTGTGGGCAGCAGTGGGGGTACAGATTCCTCAG TATCAGTGCCGGAAAGCTTTGATGCTTTCATCTGCTACTGTCCTCAGGATATTAAATTTGTGCAGGAGATGATCAGCCGATTGGAGCAGACTGAACATAGGCTGAAGCTGTGTGTCTTTGATAGGGACGTTCTCCCAGGAACATGCTTGTGGTCCATAACGAGTGAGCTTATAGAAAATAG gTGTAGGAAGATGGTGGTGATTATATCTGATGATTACCTGGACAGCACAGAATGCGATTTTCAGACCAAGTTTGCCCTCAGCCTTGGGCCAG GTGCTCGTGAGAGAAGGCTGATCCCAGTAAAATATAAACACATGAAGAAGTCATTTCCCAGCATCCTTCGGTTCATTACCGTGTGCGACTATACAAACCCCCACACCCAGAGCTGGTTCTGGGACAGACTCGCCAAGGCTCTTATGAGATGA